In a single window of the bacterium genome:
- a CDS encoding helix-turn-helix transcriptional regulator: MRGPRVYAPMTVEAIRLLGSRVRLGRRERRWTIAELAERVGVSPVTIRKVEKGDPTVALGTAFEAAVLVGVALFHDESSRRALEAEIAATRLAVLPSVIRYGQVDDDF; the protein is encoded by the coding sequence ATGAGAGGTCCAAGGGTCTATGCGCCGATGACGGTGGAAGCAATTCGCTTACTGGGTAGTCGGGTGCGGCTCGGCCGTCGGGAGCGTCGGTGGACGATTGCTGAACTGGCTGAGCGAGTTGGGGTGTCACCGGTGACAATTCGCAAAGTGGAGAAGGGTGATCCCACCGTTGCCCTCGGTACCGCGTTTGAAGCTGCTGTGCTAGTGGGAGTTGCCTTGTTCCACGACGAGTCCTCACGCCGGGCCCTGGAAGCCGAAATTGCTGCCACACGACTAGCCGTCTTGCCCTCGGTGATCCGATACGGCCAAGTAGACGACGATTTCTAG
- a CDS encoding phosphotransferase has translation MSLPEHPEAITADWLTENLAERYPGTVVTGVEVLAIHAGTNANARLAVTYEGDTDLPATMFAKLPPLDPERRAQINQTGMGRREALFYLRLAHRVPMRTLTPYVAAFDPDTGAFVLLLEDLDNSTKSLPDYSKGVTVAYAAEAMDHFAELHARYEDPDRRAAEADWVPLATMGSDYGTRLLRYGLDNHRDRLTDAFAEIAELYIDHTAELHKTWAAGSIGGPATVLQGDGHIGNLFVTETGGPGFLDWGLINVGAPMRDVSYFLNMSMDPEDRLAHDQALIQRYLNARITHGAQPISFDDAWLAHRIHAAYTVPASCQVVTFPEDASPGRQAFAAAFLTRSEAALAHLNPRPALRAALGL, from the coding sequence GTGAGCCTGCCCGAGCACCCCGAGGCCATCACCGCTGACTGGCTCACCGAGAACCTGGCCGAGCGCTACCCCGGCACGGTGGTCACCGGGGTAGAGGTGCTGGCCATCCACGCCGGCACCAATGCCAATGCCCGCCTCGCCGTCACCTACGAGGGCGACACCGACCTGCCCGCCACCATGTTCGCCAAGCTCCCCCCACTGGATCCCGAACGAAGGGCCCAGATCAACCAAACCGGCATGGGCCGCCGTGAGGCGTTGTTCTACCTGCGCCTGGCCCACCGAGTGCCCATGCGCACCCTCACCCCCTATGTGGCCGCCTTCGACCCCGATACCGGGGCGTTCGTGCTGTTGCTGGAAGACCTGGATAACTCAACCAAGTCGCTGCCCGATTACAGCAAGGGAGTCACGGTGGCCTACGCCGCCGAGGCCATGGACCACTTCGCCGAGCTGCACGCCCGCTATGAGGATCCCGACCGCCGGGCCGCCGAGGCCGACTGGGTGCCGCTGGCCACCATGGGAAGCGACTACGGCACCCGGCTGCTGCGCTACGGGCTCGACAACCACCGCGACAGGCTCACCGACGCCTTCGCCGAGATCGCCGAGCTCTACATCGACCACACTGCCGAGCTCCACAAGACGTGGGCCGCAGGTTCCATCGGCGGTCCGGCCACCGTGCTCCAAGGCGACGGCCACATCGGCAACCTGTTCGTGACCGAAACCGGCGGACCGGGCTTCTTGGACTGGGGCCTCATCAACGTGGGCGCCCCCATGCGCGACGTGAGCTACTTCCTCAACATGTCCATGGACCCCGAAGACCGCCTAGCCCACGACCAGGCCCTCATCCAGCGCTACCTAAACGCCCGCATCACCCACGGCGCCCAGCCCATCTCCTTCGATGATGCGTGGCTCGCCCACCGCATCCACGCCGCCTATACCGTCCCCGCCAGCTGCCAAGTGGTCACCTTCCCCGAAGACGCCTCCCCCGGCCGCCAAGCCTTCGCCGCCGCCTTCCTGACCCGCTCCGAAGCCGCCCTAGCCCACCTAAACCCCCGCCCCGCCCTCCGCGCCGCCTTAGGCCTCTGA